The nucleotide window CACACATTCTTGCGTAAGAAAGCAAAAGACGTCTCACGTATGGCCGCAAAACAAAGAAAtctgataataaaaatattaaatatgtaaattaggACACTCTTGTACACTCGGGCTGTATTTAAACATGAAAGCTTACGCCCAACCCTCCCAAATAACAGACTGAGAATCACCTTCACTGATTGTAAAGAAGCAGGAGGCTCTTCTAGCTTGTGGGCAGTGAGGCTGCATGGCACCTCCATAAGCCTTTCATGACAACTGCTATAAACCTACATAAAGCATTTATAAAGGCTGACCCTGGAAAGTGATGGAGGCTTGATGGAATAAGCCTTAGTAAATATTTGTGCCTGTGTTTGATGTCATGAAGCCGTATCCGTGGGTCATGTAGACTTGGTGCCCAGTGGTTGTTAAAGGAACCTGGAACACTGAAGGAGACCAGTgagtgcttaaatggttctcctGTATGATGGAAatcctcttgtagatggttcttcatGGGACCGTTTGCCTCCATATAACACCAAAAAGGCTTCTGCTGCTGTTACAAGCTATTCTCTAGACCATGAGATGATGATAATGAAAAATAccttgaaaaataataaataaataaataaataatcatcaTCAAAAAATTGATCATAGAATTCATATGCAATCAGCTCCTACTGTGGACACAGTAAATAAGCACCATTTGAAATCAATAACACTCCCAAAAATGGCTGTGAACAAACATAAGGTGGGCGGAGCATGGCTAGGTCAATTGCCAATAGGTCAATCATATAgaacaccccacacacacataatagcCCAGACATGCATTACAGTGTACAGTAATTCAGTGAAAAGAATGGCTAATTATGGTTTTATATACCTCTCCTAATATAATAAGTGTTAATAAGGTAAATATACAAACCTGAAGTGCCCAGATGTGGAAATAACCCAAATAACAAAACAGGAACGGCAATAAAATCAATACTAATTGAGTTTTTAATATTCAGCATCAAGCTCTACACATCACACAACACATCTGTGTTGCACAAAACGGGCCGAGAAGACGTTTTATAGGATGTTTAAAACCGCACTTGCACAGATTTGCTCATTTACACTAAACTCCAGGTACCGTTAACAGTATTTACAGAACTGCTGTCCAAAATATCTGCTAAAACAACTGCTAAAGAGCCTGTGAGCAAACACTGTAATTCAGCACATACTATTCTCACTCATTCAGACCACTCCTTAAATTTCATCCACAAAAGGACCatgtttacatatatttatgtaaCACCATTATTAATCAGTAGACTAGCCCTCGTAATGCAGTGCCTTGCAAAGGTATTTAACCACCTTGCATCAGCAGTTCTAGTATTTTGATTGTAATTGTATTTGTAAAAGACTGAAACTCAGAAAAGGAAACATTGGATTGGATGGATGAGATTATAGAATTATGTAGTAATAGATAAGGTTTCATGGTGGGATGAGATAAAAACAGTCCACAGCAAGCTCCATcccaacagtgaagcatgggggtggcagcatcatgctgcaGGGATGCTGTTTCCAAGCACGAGGCCAACGCAACACTGCAGCGGTTGAACAACAGAAAAGGTGAATGTTGTATAGCGGCCAAGTCGAAGTCCAGATCTCGGTCCAGTCTGATCTGACCAACCTTAGCAAATCTGGAGTCAGTGTTTATCCCCTCCCAAGCAGTGAGCAAAACTGGAAACTAATAGACTGGATTAGTTctactaattattaatttaattttattagattttatttatagattagatatttattttaaaagtatcTGCTGACAAAATGATGAATTTgacactttattaaaaataaagcaatatatatatatatatatgaggtgtgtatgtgtgtgtgtatatatatatatatatatatatatatatatatatatatatatatatatatatatatatattataaaaaattgGCATGACAGGTACTTTTGAGTatttttgcaaggcactgtcTCTCTTAGATTGGTTTACTTAAGAACCAGAGGTGTTTTACACAGGTTCTTTGACAACAGCCCATAATATCCTGCATAGCTTCAGACCCCTGTTAGCTTTTCTCACCCCAGCACCTAAAAAAACTTTACTCTACTCCCAGTGCTCAGATTCCTCAAAACCAGTGGCCCAAATCCATCAGTGCTACACTTATTTATCTGTTATTGATTGTATGGCTGAATACTGTGGGCTGCCCAAACCCAGGACCACTGTCCTGCTTCATCATTCACGTTCAGATAAATACAGCCAAGCTAGTGTTGATCAACACTGATGAACTAAAGCACAGCCTGAATACCACTGAGTCCACCCATGCACATACACACCGCCAGGTTCTGGGAAACTACACACCTGATTTTTGTGTGGTGGGGAGATGTGTCCTCTGACGATGCTGATGCTGACTTTGCTTTCAGTGTGTTTACGGGTGAGAAGCTTTATGGGAGATTTCAATGCTTGTGTGGGTTCGAATGTGTTAATAGGAACATTCCAGGCCAGCTTCAGAACGGTCCGCGAATGAAGAAACCCATTTCACACTGTGACTGTTTTATACAAATGATTATATACAGCACCGGTCAAAAGTTTGAGCACACCTGGCTGAATGTGTGCTGGTCATCGTCTTAAAAActtttgatccaaatgctagggtggCTATATTTTAGCTTTAGTCAAAAGAAAAAGGGGTATCCATGGGTATCTACAGGTGTCCACCGTAGTTAGGATAATGTAGCTGGGAGGTTTCTGTAGGTCTAAGCTGTGAGCTGAACTGAAAGGAGCTGATTGGGTCATACAGGCTGTTTATTGGTcttttgctaaatgagtaaatgcatgtgtattaatgtacatgatcacacacacacacacacacagagccacgGTTCTACATCTTAGGCCTACCTAAACCCCCCCAGTCAAAACATCCTAAACACTTTGGATACCCAGTGTCCCCCCAGTGTCCTCTGTTTTCAAAACTGGGATATGACCACCCTCGCATTTGGGTCATCAAAAGATATTAAGCTGATGATGATCATAatcacacattcaaccaggtgtgtccaaacttttgactggtactatACATAATAAATGCAtagtttatcatttattttataatgtagagtttttacattttaataacaactGTCTTTGTCCaagtgcgtctgttcatcaagctCCTTGGCCCTTGTTCATCAAAGTTGTGTACAGTCAAATCTGAGCATCCAGCAGTTCTGTTATTGATGAGTTTGGCGATCTGTGGCCCTCCTTAAAGTCACTGATCTGTGCTTTCacttagagctgggcaatatgacgatattttatcgtatcgtgatacacaatatacttTCCTCAGCATATGGAGGATAAGGTCAGTGCTTAAATAACATGGATCagctgcacgtttcattacagacagtgtaataAGTGCTGTTTAACTGGATGTGGTGCAGCAGATTTTGAGTAAAAAGAGTAAAATGTATTGAAATAGTAGTTTTTATAAAACTTTCGCTACTGAAacgtgaaaaatgtctttaaatattgtgatttttttaaaatgttcatttcaCTTTGCCACTGATACAGTGAATAATCACAGCCCAGACCTACAAAACACAGCTTGCAGTAGCAGCTTCTCATACTGcagtactattactattacttttCATTTGCAGACAATAATTAAACTGTACAGTCACATAATTTCTTAAACATAATTAAGcaaattttattaatttaaccttttctttctttattatatATGCAATCATTCTAATTTTAACACTATACAGCCATTTAATCACTGGCCAGAAGGGGGAGTTACTGTGCAACCCCAAACTCCACCTATGAGAACAGCAGTTGGCTCATGAGCTGCTGTTTGCTCACTGTGGGAGGGTGGATCTGTATGAACGAGGGCGAGCTTCATGTTCTGGGCTTGTTGTTACGCAGCTTTGATGAACGAAGGCCGTCGCTGGTGCTACTGAAGCTCCtacgttagccttgtagctccagcacAAAACTAAAGGAGCAGATTTCGGAGAACAGTGGTCGGGTTCGTGGACGGAGATTAAGCATAGTCCTACTGCACTACTCAGCTTTCTCAGTGGAGATGCTCCACTGGACGGAAAGTGTAGTCCAAGACTCTGCTTAATCTCCCAGTAAGCCCAGTGTCTTCGCTAATCCACTCCGTTTAGGCTGAGGGAGGACTGTGTGGTCCTCTGTTGGTTTATTAGTATCCTGAGGTATGTATGAGGTAGGTTCCcatatttaatcatttactgtttatttaaaatttcTGATGTTAGTTGCTAGCTCATGCTCGGCCGGTGAGCGGGCCCACTGTGGCTGCCGTTCTTGCTAGAGTAGCTTAACTAGCCCATTCATCGTCTTTCCTTTATCCTCCATTCCCTCTCCTGTCTTTCTTGTCCACCCCTGTCCAGTCACTCGCCGACCACCTCCAGCCTAATGGCGAGTAACGTGACCAACAAGACGGACCCGCGATCCCTCAACTCGCGCGTCTTCATTGGCAACCTGAACACCATGCTGGTGACCAAGGCCGACGTGGAGGCCATCTTCAGCAAGTACGGCAAGATCGTGGGCTGCTCTGTGCACAAGGGTTATGCCTTCGTCCAGTACGTCAATGAGAGGAACGCACGGGCCGCCGTGGCGGGGGAGGATGGGAGGATGATCGTTGGACAGGTGCTGGGTAAGGACATCAGACTTTTGTTAATGTTGATggttctgcagagctctgaTTCGGTTCTGCACAGATCGGACAGTTCCACCAAGGGGAGTTGGGTCTCTGGAGAGTCTGAGAGCTGATCATGGAAGGATTCTTCAGTTCTCCAGAGAGCCAAGTCTCCACCATTACATAGTGATGTGGTCCACTGGCACCACGATACTCCTCATTGGGCTTACTAGAGGCTGAAGTATCGGGTCTAGACCGTCTGGAAAACCAGCGTCTACCTAGCTGAAGTAAAAGGCTGTGGGTTTGTTGGTACGTCTACCCGTGGTGTACTAGGGATGATTGGCGGTAACTGGAGCCAATGAAAGACCTGGCTGAAAAGGCTTTTAGCTCTGGTTGAGGAGTAGAAGTGTTTGGGGGGGGAGTCAATACTTAACCCAAGGTTTATCCCTGACCGATGGTTAGGAGGCTCCATATTTTCTGGTGTTAAAGGAATGGAACATGGGCGATTGTGGTAGCCTGCAGTTGACCTGTGGATGCTGGAGGAGGTCCGACGGGCAGTAATGCCATAGAAGGTCACAGGAATCAGCATCACTACCCCGTGCTGATGAGGTCCTGGGCTCATATTTACTTCACATCTAGTAAATATGgggtctacatcttaaggctggagccctttaccaggcagggtctcAGGAGGtgctacaggaaacagaatACAGGTCATTTTCTACCACAGAACCGATATTTGGGTCTCTCCCCATTGTTTTAAATGCCATGGACGAGTTctctgcagccagtggcagcCTGGCAAAACTAAGCCTGGTTGTTTTTCTCTGAAAACTGAAGGAATGACTAACGGGGCTCAGCGCTGTGTGTGAAATACTGTTTTACTGTCCTTCTCAGACATTAACCTGGCAGGTGAACCCAAACCCCACAGATCAAAAACCATCAAGCGCTCGGCAGGAGATATGTACAGGTCTgtatcacacactctctctctctctctctctcttacacactctctctctctctctctctctctctctctctcttacacactctctctctctctctctctctctctctctctttctctctctctctcactctctctctctctctctcttactccctctcctactctcactctctctctctctctcgcttattctctctcagtttctctctctctctctcgttctctctcgctctctcgttctctctctcttgttctctctctctttctctcttttactctctctctttattttggTTCAATGCAGTTCACTTCAGCTGTATCATCATTACACTAATCCAGGGCTGTACAGTACAGCCAAACACTGCTAGGCTAAGTCTGGTGGGGCAGATCATGAGGGACATGGTACAATAGTGCAGGGACAATAGATAAGACACCAGACAGGGTGCGTAGacaatagacaaagtataaaaacggtaaataaaattaatataaaaataaatatgcagATATGTGCAAGAGTGTGCATGAAGGCTGTGCGATTAAGGTCCAGACTAAGTTGCTAcactatattataataataataataataataatgaatatgtagagcagtgaagaactgtgtgtgtaatGTCTGGTGTTGTAGCAGCATGGCATTTGTAAACGAGGAGGGGGTTCCAGTTAAACTCCCGTCCCGAGCTCATCATACTCTCCCCTCTGTTGCAGCAGTTCTTCATTTGAGCTGGACTACGACTTCCAGAGAGATTATTATGACAGGTGAGAacatttccatctctctctctctctctctctctctctctctctctctctctcttcaattCCTTTCGGATTAATATCCATCCACCTGCAGAGTGGAACAGGTCCCCTGCCCAACATCCTAATGGACGATTAGTTCTGCGTTTCATAATTTGCGGGCAGTTCACCTCGCTCaacctccctcactcactctatTGGCCGTGCGATCTCGCGTGTACTAGAAATACGGCTTGTAACTTTtagagacacagatgtgcaaatgcacacacagctcatctagTCTCTTCAGAGAATCAAttccaatagaacaggacagaTAAGCATCATgaccctgttggcaccatgctgcctgatgccaggcgtgggctagtagaggggtgtatataaagccccccagcattgaggagctgtggagcagtggaagagctgtgctctctggaatggtggatggcggtggagctccatccagtacttttgtttggaatgaggttgggtggtgacctcactaacactcttgtcgccgagttcaatcaaatcctcacagcagtcattctccaaaatctagtagaaggtctttttctctggaccgtagagacagttactccaacaaaagcaggaccagcTCTTTTTAATTGCCTTGATTGctgaggaaacaatgaatgagcaggtgtcccaatacttttgtccatatagtgtgttagGCACTACCTGGAAAGGTGAGTTAATATAAGATCAATATTAAGATAaatcagcgtgtgtgtgtgtgtgtgtgtgtgtgctgttttaggGTGTACTCCTACCCGTCCCGGGTGCCCCCTCCGCCTCCCCCACTCTCCCGGGCAGTGATCCCCTCGAAGCGGCCGCGGGTCAGTGTGAGCGGAGGAAGCCGCCGAACCAAGAGCAGCTTTTCCACAAAGAGCAGCCAGCGTACCTCCCGCACCAgttagtaaacacacacacacacacacatgcacacacacacagaggactgcaaattatttatctaatcAGTTAATCTGATTACTATTATTTGATTAGAGAGTGTGTCACATATCATCAGACTATAATGGAGAATTATACAGTGCTTTTGTTtacaaagagagagtgtgtgtgtgtgtgtgtgtgtgtgtgtttagtgaggACTGACGACCTGCAGACCATTAAAAAGGAGCTGACCCAAATCAAACACAAGGTGGACTACCTGCTGGAGAGCCTGGAGCGCATGGAAAGGGAGCACAGCAAAAAATCGggtacattacacacacacacacacacacacagtgcagtacAGATTTTGTCATGTGATCTCAACTTGATTTGTTTCTTGACTTTGGTTCAGAGGTGAAGAGCATTAAAGCAGGTGAGACATCTCCTCAGCATTCCAGCTCGAAGAAGGAGCGAGAGAGCGTGGAGATCAACGACTATGAGGAAGAGGGGGACCTTCTGGAGGATGAGGAGGTGAGTGGAGGAATGGACAGACGGTTAGATTAGTCATGGGTCATAAGGTCATGATAAAATTGTTTAAAAAGCTCATTCAAGTGCTGCAACACCCCTTAAAATCAgcaaacaagaaaaataaaagatcATTTAATGAAGTTTTgagagataaaaataaaaacagaagacAGAGGCAGTTATAGGCAGAGTatgtacattattatttttaatagtttatGTATTTTACAGCCTTCTGGTTTTACTATATTTCACAGAATATGAAGTGTTTTTTAAAACCACACTGAAAACAAGACACAGAATGATCCTCAATACAAGGCTGTTTTGTTAGTTACTGCAGTTCAAAACATCCAGTAGGAGGCAACAATATTAACAGTGTAGACAGTGGCGAtggcgcaaatgaactgaaatcagccgtGAATGCAGGTGTTTGGTTGATATTTCTCAGACTATCAATATACTGACATATCTGTGATTGCAAAGCAGCATTGTAGAAAGCGGTGCAGTTAGGTGAGGTCTAAGGCGAGGTGACAGCCAGTAGAagttacacaatacagcacagtaatacaatacaataataagggTGGTCCATTATAAAAAACAAGTCGTTCAgcacagcaaaaataaataaattacctATAGATAATAACATCAACTATAGATACAAATATCTTCCTTATTACAATGATGCATTAATGAACTATTAACTATGTTATAAAATATAAGttaatagataaatatatataaaactgtaCTGTAACCTCACTACAATAAgtcaagaatatatatatatatatatatatatacagtgagtccaagaagtatttgatcccttgctgattttcttcgttggcccactaataaagacatgatcattctatacttttaatggtagatgtattcttacatggagagacagaatattaaaaagaaaatccagaaaataaatctaaggaatatatattaattgatttgtatttcatggagtgaaataagtatttgatcccttagtattcattagcagttctggcttttacagaccagttagacactcccaatcaacttgttacctgacctgaagccacctgttctcactaatcacttgtgtgaaaaacacctgtccacagaatcagacagatcacacagatttcaagtctccaacatgggtaaaaccaaagagctgtcacaggacctcagagtcagaattgttgaccttcacaaagctggaatgggctacaaaaagattagtaaggtgttggatgtgaaagtaacaactattggtgcaattatcagaaagtttaaagagtataacatgacaatcaacagacctcggcccggtgctccaaagaagatttcgcctcgtggggtggcaatgatgctgagaacagtcagaaatcgtcctgcaaccactcggcaggagttagcaaatgacctgaaggcagctgggaccacagtttgcaaggaaacaattggcaacactttgcgcaacaatggattcacatcctgcagtgcccgaaaggtacccctgctgaagagagcacatgtggaggcgcgcctcaagtatgccaatgatcatttgaaagatgaaccaagttattgggagaaggttttgtggtcagacgagaccaaaattgaactttttggcctcaactccacccgccatgtgtggaggaagaaaaatgctgcctatgaccccaagaacactgtgcccaccatcaagcatggaggtggaagcataatgttttgggggtgtttctctgccaagggtacagggctacttcaccgcatcactgggaagatggatggagccatgtactgcacaatcctgagggacaacctcctcccctctgccagggatctgaaaatgggccgtggttgggtcttccaacatgataacgaccctaaacatacagcaaaggcaacaaaggattggctcaagaaaaatcacattaaggtcatggagtggcccagccagtcgccagacctcaatccgatcgaaaatctatggagggagctgaaggtcagagttgccaagcgacagcccaccaaccttcatgatttagagaggatctgcaaagaagagtgggccaaaattccccctggtgtgtgtgctaaacttgtggttaactacaacaaacgtctcaccgctgtgcttgcaaacaaaggctttgccactaagtattgagtgtgtttggcaagagggatcaaatacttattttcctcattgaaatacaaattaattaaaatatattctttaaaattatattctggatttttgtcttgatattctgtctctccatgttagaatatatctaccattaaaagtgcagaaggatagtgtctttattagtgggcaaacaaagaaaatcagcaagggatcaaatacttcttggactcactgtatatatatatatatatatatatatatatatatatatatatatatatatatatatatatatatatatatatatatgatctgtGTAATGGGCTCATATTAACGGGTGCATAtcagagttcagccagttcagagtggaAGGGGGGAGGTGTAAAAAAACCCtacaaatatatttgtatatacaaATCACTATATACAAATAATCACTGTAGAGGACCCATAGAATAAATGTACAAATTTGCATATTACTGCTTAAATGTATTGTAGTTTAGgccaataataatatttgttcCTTCactaaatatagaaataatacCTACGtaacaaatgtaaatatttaactatacagagtgtgtgtgtggggggggggggggcagttctGCAGCTTTATTAAAATGATTCATAATTATTACAAATAGTCATTTTAAATACTGAAAACTGTTCTAAAACCAGACCTCTCACCCAAAAGAGGTGCATCCTAAGAAGAGAAGTTTTATAATAGAACATTATGCTTCAGTGCAGGTGTCTCAGATCCAGAGTAGGCTAACTAATGGCTTTctttacatttgtgtgtgtgtgtgtgtttgtttgtgtgtgtgtgtgtgtgtgtgtgtgtgtccacaaagATCAAGAGTAGGGAACgcgaggatgatgatgaggaagatGATGGGGAGCAGGAGGAAGGGGAAGATGATGGAGACAGCACTAACGGAGATCACTCTTAAACATGTTTTCtcctaatcacacacacacacactctctctcacacacacacacacacacacactctctctctctctctctctctcacacacacacacacacacacacacacacacacacacacacacacacacacacacacacacacacagactttacAGTGGAAGGTGCGTGTCTACAACAGTGCCACACACAGGCATGCATGCTTACCAGTAAACCCATGTTCCTCAGTTAAATCACAGAAAGCAGGAGACTCAAATAGAGAGGAATCAAATCCACATTTCCTGATAATCGATTCCTAGTTgatctatttttctctctctctcaccccccccccccacacacacacatgtccatCACAGCTCCTTTTTCCCGTCTCATCTTTTATTTAATTCCTGCTTAGTTTCCACTTGTCCAACATTAAAGCTTCTCTTACTATCATTTCTAGTTGCACTGCCATCTCTGGCCAGTTGGTGGCAGTGTAACGCACCATTTCAGAGTTAAAGATCAGCTGGGTTTGATTGTAAACTGATTTTACAGGGTGAGGGACAGCGAGCTGCTCATCAGCCATCAGAAGCAGAGCTAGAGGAAGAACAGTCTGTACAGAAAATCCCTTTTAATTTCGTTCTGTCTTGGTTTGTACTGGTGAATTTAGTGGCTGTAAGCGGAGCAGAAGCTTCAGAGCCGCACGAGTCGTGTTTTTGTCGCAGTTCGTTTCTACTTGGTTTTCGTTTTTTGGTCTGTGTAATAAATTTCAATAAAACTCTAGAGgtgttgtgtggtgtttctccacttttctcttaGGAATGCTCCACGTCGCAGGGTGATGAATGTCAGTATCGGGTGCCGGAGGCGTTCAGCTGGTTGGAATTCCAGTTGCGCTGTCATGAGAGACGTTCATGAGAAAGAAGAAACATCTTGAAGTGTGAAGCCTAAGACCAGGTTATTCATTTCAGAACACACTTTATATTAGGTTTATTTAGTGCAAAGAAATTCTGCTGatccaggggatcaaaccagcaaccttctggttCCGAGCCCACTTCTTTACGTCCTTTTAGACACTAGTCTTAAAGCTGTTTTTTACTGCCTTTGCAAAATCGAAATGAATACGTCCTTA belongs to Salminus brasiliensis chromosome 24, fSalBra1.hap2, whole genome shotgun sequence and includes:
- the LOC140546448 gene encoding heterogeneous nuclear ribonucleoproteins C1/C2 isoform X2; this translates as MDHSPTTSSLMASNVTNKTDPRSLNSRVFIGNLNTMLVTKADVEAIFSKYGKIVGCSVHKGYAFVQYVNERNARAAVAGEDGRMIVGQVLDINLAGEPKPHRSKTIKRSAGDMYSSSFELDYDFQRDYYDRVYSYPSRVPPPPPPLSRAVIPSKRPRVSVSGGSRRTKSSFSTKSSQRTSRTMRTDDLQTIKKELTQIKHKVDYLLESLERMEREHSKKSEVKSIKAGETSPQHSSSKKERESVEINDYEEEGDLLEDEEIKSREREDDDEEDDGEQEEGEDDGDSTNGDHS
- the LOC140546448 gene encoding heterogeneous nuclear ribonucleoproteins C1/C2 isoform X1, coding for MDHSPTTSSLMASNVTNKTDPRSLNSRVFIGNLNTMLVTKADVEAIFSKYGKIVGCSVHKGYAFVQYVNERNARAAVAGEDGRMIVGQVLDINLAGEPKPHRSKTIKRSAGDMYSSSSFELDYDFQRDYYDRVYSYPSRVPPPPPPLSRAVIPSKRPRVSVSGGSRRTKSSFSTKSSQRTSRTMRTDDLQTIKKELTQIKHKVDYLLESLERMEREHSKKSEVKSIKAGETSPQHSSSKKERESVEINDYEEEGDLLEDEEIKSREREDDDEEDDGEQEEGEDDGDSTNGDHS